DNA sequence from the Dunckerocampus dactyliophorus isolate RoL2022-P2 chromosome 4, RoL_Ddac_1.1, whole genome shotgun sequence genome:
GCGTTTTTGTGCTAGCAAAGCGAGAGCAACCAGAGTGAGGCTCCACCcacttgtttttctcttttcttgtcTGTGGCAGCTTGACCATCCTTGGCCGGGGGGGCGTCGTCTGACACCTCGACAGGCCATGAGAGCACCTGAGGGTCACATGAGGGGGAGAACAGAGCCCTGAAAACATCAACATCTTCTGAGGGGATCCTGCACTCTTTTGATTGTTTTGAACGTTTGCCTCGCCTTCTCCTGTTCCACGTGAACCTGAAGTCCTCGGCTGAGGAATTTCTTGAAGCCCCTCACGTCTCGCACGATGAGCGTCAGCGCGTCGGTAAAGTCGACGCAGGTCGACCAGGGGCGGCGCGACGTGCTGTGTCTCGACTCTGTAACGCAGGCGGCGCCGTGAAGAGACCGCTTCCACCACAAGTCAGGAGGTCACGTTTCATCATCAGCTTTCCCATCACTGACatcatgtcatcatcatcatcatcttcatcatcatcaactcTCCCTCGGAAGACGTGCCAGGAAACGTGTTCTACGCGTGTGGATTTGTACGaccgtgttccctcgtttatcacgcaGTAAGCAGCCAACGTCACGTCTTTACAATCATTCTATATGTTTTagggcgggggtgtccaaagtgcggcccgggggccatttgcggcccgcggcacagTCTAACAATgtaatttaacttaaaaaaaaacaacagcagcagcaaaagttgggaaatcaatcaaaagtccaaatattaagagaagagttgtaacctagcaaggaaaaaaagccatcatttcacaagaaagaAGTGGTAGTATGAGgacaagtcattttagtagcatgacgtcgaaatattcaagaaaaaagacaaaaacaatgaataaagttggaataaacttaggttgggggaacaTTTACaacataggaataaagtcaaaatatcaaatgtGACCAgagtcaagtcaaaatattaaaaggaaaaaaaaaagttttctattgagaaaaaagttgcaattttatgagagtaaacttgtaaaatgaggaaaatgatcatgttgaaataaagaaaatacatgATTGTTTTAAgcgatataaagttataattaggaGAACGTTTATagaaggaaagctgaaatgaaaaaacagctgtcgttttacgggaataaagtcaaaatattaagaaaaaaagtcataactgaATGAAGAACaacagtcgcaattttacaagaatgaaatcgTATTATTATGGagaaaacgtcatttttagtagcatttcacccgTATTCCAAAAGCAGAATGCTCCATGTACCGTAGCTTCTTAGCATCtctccatgtgttgctttactaaatatcaaagtggtccttgcatcctttacttttcacgatgtggccctcgttggaaaaagtttggacacccctgttttaaggcagtaacatttctctcttgtttaaagactcctttgaattttaatgaccaacctacaggtcggacacaagcaATTGTTAAGCCACTCGCGCCTTTTTGACTCCCAAACTGCTGCAGATGAACCGAAGATtgatttacaagctagcaagcaagcactgttgccaacttttcagtaagagaagtagctattggctgtcctagaagtcgctagatgacgcCATTGTCTAgtttgcatatcatttgcatatgatgttctAAAATGCTGCAGGAAAAGAGCTTCACCTCGTGGGTCAGACAAAAAAAGGGAGTGAAAACACCtcaattacgtttagaactacaaattcATTTGATTTGGTCGCACTTGACAATaaggcacacaaaaatacagtagttagtgaggaactaatgcagaactaatgactaaggcacagaaatttagactagttacttaggaactcatgaagaactaatgtggaactaatgactaaggcaccgaaatttagactagttacttagaaactaatgaactaatgtggaactaatgactaaggcacagaaatttagactagttacttaggaactaatgaagaactaatgtggaactaatgactaaggcaccgaaatttagactagttacttaGAAATTAATGAACTAAtgtggaactaatgactaaggcacagaAATTTTGACTATTTACTTAAGAACTAAGTAACAACTAAtgtggaactaatgactaaggcacagaaatttagactagttacttaggaactaatgaagaacttatgtggaactaatgactaaggcaccgaaatttagactagttacttaGGAActaataggctccagcatgcccccgcaaccctaatgaggaaaagcgacatagaaaatggatggatggatggacttaggaactaatgaggaactaatgtggaaataatgaTTAAGGCACAGAAATTTtcactagttactgaggaactaatgactaaggcacagaAATATTGACTAGTTACTTAGGAACTAAtgtggaactaatgactaaggcacagaaatttagagtagttacttaGGAACTAATAAATGTGGAGCTCAtgtggaactaatgactaaggcacagaaatttagagtagttacttaGGAACTAATAAATGTGGAACTCAtgtggaactaatgactaaggcacagaAATGCAGGCtagttagtgaggaactaatgaagaactaatgaaatTCATTTCAAAACGGTGATTCATCCAATGAAAATGTGTAtgatttgacagccctaattagtGTGTGACAGGTGATAAGGTGATGAAGTGTTAAATGTCTGATCATATGTAATACTGGtcaatgtttttattcatgtgttCAGTGTGTTAGTAAATGTTCTAAATGTGGTATGTGTGTaaatgttgtgtatgtgttcagaCATGCTTAAAAGCGTGTAAGTGAATGTGTGCTGATGCATCATAATTGTGTACGTGTTGCGTGTTGTTAGGTGTTGTGTTAGCAGATGTTGCATTGTGTCTTGTCACATGTTCCTAGGTGTGtaagtaaataatacataatacttGAGTCTTATTACCACACGGTGTGTCCAGGCGGCTGTTGTCAGATTTGACACTGGCGTCCGATTTGGACGTTTCCTTTTCACTTCTCTTGCTAGTTTTGCCGGCGCCGCCTCGGTCTTTGACCTTCAGCTTGCCGTCAACTTCCTGTGGAGACGCGTCCGGCGTGCGAGGTTAGACTTTGTTTAGCGTTCGCTGAGTGATGTTAGGAAGCGTGTGAGCGCTTGTACCTGGTAGGAGGTGGTCTGATGACTAAAGAACATGTATGTGATCAAGTAGCTGTAACTGACGATGGGAAATTCGGGAGCATCAGGCTCTTCATTGATGAGCGGGTCCGGGATCCCCCTCATGCGGCCCACTCGCACTGTGGCTGAGGCCCAGTCCACCATCACCGCTGTGCCAACACAACACAGTCATCACGTCACGCCCGCACCATCTAATCTACGCCATTCTCAATGCCGGGGATTCTCACGGCTCATCTTGGCCATCCCTCGGTAGCGGTGTCTCTCCTCGGGGGTGATCCACGAGGCGTCCAAGTAGGAGAGGCGGGGCAGGGCGTCCACGGTGAAGCCCGGATAGGAGGGGGTCAGGGTGAAGGGGTTTCCCTCCAGCACCAACGTTCTGAGACAAGGCATGGTGCTCAGGGCCTTCAAGAGGGGCCACTGGGCCTGGAAGTCGCAGTCGCTCAGGTCCAGACACACCAGCTGAggcctcaacacacacacacagacacacacacacacagacacacacacacacagacacacactaatTGTAATGGCAATTGTTGCTATTACAATGAACAACAATCAAGTGGAATGAAAAGCAGGAAAACACCCAGCGACTCTCTTAGTGGCTTTCAAAAACACCTACTGCAAcacatgcttgtcaaagatctccTATATGACggcagcgctctgctgtttttaggaatctgctgcaaaaacaccaggcaaagatcctctatacggcGAGAAAACTGCTATTTTTCGGAATCTGTTGCAAAATTGCTAGTCAATGACCCTCTCTGTGTGACAGGCGCGCTCTGCCATTTTTATTATCGGTAATGTGCTGCAACAACAGCAGTCAAATGTCCTCTGTGACagaagcgctctgctgtttttaatcatCTGCTTAAAAATGATAGGAGAAGATTCTCTATAATATAAgtctaaatgacaggagtgctctgctgtttttaggaacctgctgcaaaaatgctcgtcaaaaaaatgtgacaggagcactctgcagTTTTTATCAATAAGCGGCAAAAATGTAGTGAAATATCATCTGtgacaggagagctctgctgtttgtaGCAACAATGCGAGTGAAAGATCCCCTGTGTGACAGAAACGCTCTGCAGTTTTTAGGAAACGGCTGCAAAAAGGCcggtcaaagatcatctatctactgtatgcgacaggagcgctctgctgtttttctgaATCCACTGCAGAAACGCCAGTCAACTGACAGATATTTTTCCAACTAAATAAAGAGTATAAAGACTGATATGAGATTAGATTGTCAAGGCgtccctaatgttgtggcctgctAGTGTCAGGAAGTATGGTTGGCGACCAAATATGCTCTCTTGCGTGATGTAAACATGTTGGCTGGCACATACCCCATGACTGGCAATTAACAGCAAAGTCTGTCTTTGACCTCATTTTGGTCTAACAGAcaagccacttcctgtttgcgtgGGTAACCTCCTACCAGTGCCTTCCTGTGAGCTGAGTGACATCACAATGGGAGCCCAGTCCGTTGGACGCCAGGCCCAGGTACTGCAGGCGTGGCGGCGGGGAGTTGGCCAGGCGGCCCAGAGCAGACAGACAGTTGGCTCGCAGCTCCAACACCTGCGGACAGACGTGCATACAGTACGCTGAGTCAGCAGCAAAAGCTGGGAGACGTCCACAAAATGACGTGATGTCACAGACTTATTTTCTACCCGTTGTGATTCACTTGCTCGTGCCTGACGCTCACCTTCAAAGTTCTGGGAAGATTGTCTGCTGAGATTTCCGAGATTTTGTTGGCACTCAGCACGAGTTCCTCCAGATTGCAGAACTTCAGCAGGCAGTCATCGATGACTGACACCTTCAAGAAATCACCAGTTCATACTTTTGGACTGGATGGGTGCCACAGGAAAATGACCATGATTATTTTTTCTGACTTATTATGTGCCAAATACTGCACTCTTTCATAATACATACGGTAATTGCGTCAGGAGGGGCATCCGGCttaaaaacaaacccaaaaacaCTCACGTGATTGACTGGCATTTTGAATGAAACAAttctataaatacagtatatatattaataaatataataatatatattctgTGTACGGTGttacctcgtttatcgcggggggttggttcccaaaatagcccgcaataactgaaaccaacttcatttttttttacaatgattagaTATGTTTTAAAGCTGTGAAACCCCTCACCATCCACTTTATTCACTTCTCTCACAcgggcaataacattttctcacatttctctcttgtttaaagactctcaaaaaagctcaaacctttgtttgaatgttAATGATCAGCCCagaggtcggacacaagaaatgattaagccactcacgcgtatttccgCAGTACTGTGGCGTTCTTATATCCTTTACTGTAGACAAAACTAATATTCATTGCAAGCTAGCACGCaggcaagctagcgatgacgcAGCAGACATGGCAGgatggcacgaaggagattgattgacaatggtttacagccaatcaggacgcagaaaacaatgggcggtgcagctAGACGAGCgaggaaagagaaagacactcaacttcccacaaagcaattcttcttaaagggccaggctcggcctgtaataGCGTTCACacgctgtaatttaaaaaaagaagcaatacAAAAATCGAATCCACAATAATGACCCGCGAtatagagcgagggaacgctgtatatgatatatatatatatatgttattttattcaattcttttatttaataatatataatatcaattgttatttgattgatttgaaGTTATTACTActataaatgcatattttgttttattaattaactACTAAAATGTGCCATATTGGTGTTtcaataaatatatgtattattttatcaaTGAATGTACTTTgcaattcattttaaatttctGAATTTTTGCAGTGTCCATAAATGTAtcagtgtttttaaaataatcttttatcagttaattcatttttttattttaatttattgatgacattatttataaattctatttataaattctattcaattcattttttttttattaaatttgatTTGGAGGCTGGTGATGAAATAATTCTTATGACAATGACAAACTATTGTATTTTTCTATTATTAGCCTATCCAgctgtgttaaaaaatatatttgttattttatttatgaattcactcaatacataaaaaaattacaGGATCAAAAacagtttataaaaaaattacgccaaaaaatgttgtccaCAAATGTATCaatgtttttaaatacattttttggacattttatgaattgtatttatttattaatcaaattatttatttatgacgtAATTTATCAAATAAACATTCAATTCTACTCTTTGATTTGAAGGCTGATGATGAAATTATTCTTACTACTACTGCAAATTATTATTTGTTactaatgaattattattattattattattagcttcAACTAAATGATTGCTTTTTCAAGTAAGCAGAACTATCCGACTTTTCAAATATGTGTTTATGAATTAAATGCAAACGCTTCATTCAATGGCCAATTTGTTTTTCAAGTGACGCTGTTCAGGCATATTGTGTAGACAGGAAGTAACGAGTCCCCAAAGAAAGCGGAAGATGTCCAGTGCACTCACGTCCTTGTCCACGATGCGCAGCGtgctgaagaagctgcaaatGAAATCGGCGTTGATGCGCTCGGGCGCCACCACGGCCACCCGTCTTAGGGCGGCGGCCTGCTGGCTCCACAGCTCGTCCATCCTCCATGGCGAGTGGGGACAACTCAGGAGGTCCAAAAGCATGTCCGTGTCCTCCTTGTCCGCCTCCTCGGCGTTGACTTTGCTCTTCCGCTGAGAAGAAGCAACAGCACGCCTTCGTTTGGTAGCATTTGGTAGCATTTGGTCGTGTTTAGCAACATTCTGTAGCATTTAGTagcattttggacaaaaaagtcataaaagcgCATCAAAAATGTTCGGAAATTGAATTTGCGACCCAGCTTTATTCAGgtcatttcaattattttttgtattttagttctttacacttttatttgaagttatttttattgtgggtttttgtggggtttttaaCACTTCtatttgccatttttatttatttgtattatttcttacaCTCTCATTTGggtcatttttaatttgcattCATTTCTCTGATTTTTAcgctaaaattatttttatttatttgactatttttaatatttttattcaagtcattttattataataattataactaTATCAATTATTAAGTAAGAAATAAATTCTAATtatataataacatttttaaaaattattttaaactttactattttgtttgttttttttacattttttattacgtttttaatgtcatttttatttgtatttctttttttgctttttgtaagtcattgttatttttaattattttattattgttacgtttttatttaacttattattattttttatttaatttttttttttacacttttaagtcgtttttttttacacgtattttattttaaataattggaattactttttaaagtcatttgtatttgtattca
Encoded proteins:
- the LOC129179543 gene encoding leucine-rich repeat-containing protein 43-like isoform X2, with the translated sequence MSSMALSAVLDKHISRLCLNQFPCGKGSWRKSKVNAEEADKEDTDMLLDLLSCPHSPWRMDELWSQQAAALRRVAVVAPERINADFICSFFSTLRIVDKDVSVIDDCLLKFCNLEELVLSANKISEISADNLPRTLKVLELRANCLSALGRLANSPPPRLQYLGLASNGLGSHCDVTQLTGRHWPQLVCLDLSDCDFQAQWPLLKALSTMPCLRTLVLEGNPFTLTPSYPGFTVDALPRLSYLDASWITPEERHRYRGMAKMSPVMVDWASATVRVGRMRGIPDPLINEEPDAPEFPIVSYSYLITYMFFSHQTTSYQEVDGKLKVKDRGGAGKTSKRSEKETSKSDASVKSDNSRLDTPCESRHSTSRRPWSTCVDFTDALTLIVRDVRGFKKFLSRGLQVHVEQEKVLSWPVEVSDDAPPAKDGQAATDKKREKQELFLRIYCKNNSKILDMTAAFCYLEELLVKTLIKEPLERLKPRTKRRKRARSWSQTPPSPRWWPQRTSPCTACSSAEAKGSASSVTLASCTKILPQKTLSYLRRTPWRRRKRRRSRRRKQSAVLETRKPQRPECVSCSHGP
- the LOC129179543 gene encoding leucine-rich repeat-containing protein 43-like isoform X4, which codes for MSSMALSAVLDKHISRLCLNQFPCGKGSWRKSKVNAEEADKEDTDMLLDLLSCPHSPWRMDELWSQQAAALRRVAVVAPERINADFICSFFSTLRIVDKDVSVIDDCLLKFCNLEELVLSANKISEISADNLPRTLKVLELRANCLSALGRLANSPPPRLQYLGLASNGLGSHCDVTQLTGRHWPQLVCLDLSDCDFQAQWPLLKALSTMPCLRTLVLEGNPFTLTPSYPGFTVDALPRLSYLDASWITPEERHRYRGMAKMSPVMVDWASATVRVGRMRGIPDPLINEEPDAPEFPIVSYSYLITYMFFSHQTTSYQEVDGKLKVKDRGGAGKTSKRSEKETSKSDASVKSDNSRLDTPCESRHSTSRRPWSTCVDFTDALTLIVRDVRGFKKFLSRGLQVHVEQEKVLSWPVEVSDDAPPAKDGQAATDKKREKQGAAKTKDKKKKTCTELVPDTPITTVVASAHVPLHGLLLSGGQRVSVLCNFGVLHKDPPAEDAVIPEENAMAEKKAKEEPKKKAVGRAGNKKAAAARVCVMQSWTLTTHPLEPRPPWS
- the LOC129179543 gene encoding leucine-rich repeat-containing protein 43-like isoform X1, producing the protein MSSMALSAVLDKHISRLCLNQFPCGKGSWRKSKVNAEEADKEDTDMLLDLLSCPHSPWRMDELWSQQAAALRRVAVVAPERINADFICSFFSTLRIVDKDVSVIDDCLLKFCNLEELVLSANKISEISADNLPRTLKVLELRANCLSALGRLANSPPPRLQYLGLASNGLGSHCDVTQLTGRHWPQLVCLDLSDCDFQAQWPLLKALSTMPCLRTLVLEGNPFTLTPSYPGFTVDALPRLSYLDASWITPEERHRYRGMAKMSPVMVDWASATVRVGRMRGIPDPLINEEPDAPEFPIVSYSYLITYMFFSHQTTSYQEVDGKLKVKDRGGAGKTSKRSEKETSKSDASVKSDNSRLDTPCESRHSTSRRPWSTCVDFTDALTLIVRDVRGFKKFLSRGLQVHVEQEKVLSWPVEVSDDAPPAKDGQAATDKKREKQELFLRIYCKNNSKILDMTAAFCYLEELLVKTLIKEPLERLKPRTKRRKRARSWSQTPPSPRWWPQRTSPCTACSSAEAKGSASSVTLASCTKILPQKTLSYLRRTPWRRRKRRRSRRRKQSAVLETRKPQRPESWTLTTHPLEPRPPWS
- the LOC129179543 gene encoding leucine-rich repeat-containing protein 43-like isoform X3, with product MSSMALSAVLDKHISRLCLNQFPCGKGSWRKSKVNAEEADKEDTDMLLDLLSCPHSPWRMDELWSQQAAALRRVAVVAPERINADFICSFFSTLRIVDKDVSVIDDCLLKFCNLEELVLSANKISEISADNLPRTLKVLELRANCLSALGRLANSPPPRLQYLGLASNGLGSHCDVTQLTGRHWPQLVCLDLSDCDFQAQWPLLKALSTMPCLRTLVLEGNPFTLTPSYPGFTVDALPRLSYLDASWITPEERHRYRGMAKMSPVMVDWASATVRVGRMRGIPDPLINEEPDAPEFPIVSYSYLITYMFFSHQTTSYQEVDGKLKVKDRGGAGKTSKRSEKETSKSDASVKSDNSRLDTPCESRHSTSRRPWSTCVDFTDALTLIVRDVRGFKKFLSRGLQVHVEQEKVLSWPVEVSDDAPPAKDGQAATDKKREKQGAAKTKDKKKKTCTELVPDTPITTVVASAHVPLHGLLLSGGQRVSVLCNFGVLHKDPPAEDAVIPEENAMAEKKAKEEPKKKAVGRAGNKKAAAARVMDPDNTPTGAEATVELSVELKKWRSACEVAPLLPPK
- the LOC129179543 gene encoding leucine-rich repeat-containing protein 43-like isoform X5, with amino-acid sequence MSSMALSAVLDKHISRLCLNQFPCGKGSWRKSKVNAEEADKEDTDMLLDLLSCPHSPWRMDELWSQQAAALRRVAVVAPERINADFICSFFSTLRIVDKDVSVIDDCLLKFCNLEELVLSANKISEISADNLPRTLKVLELRANCLSALGRLANSPPPRLQYLGLASNGLGSHCDVTQLTGRHWPQLVCLDLSDCDFQAQWPLLKALSTMPCLRTLVLEGNPFTLTPSYPGFTVDALPRLSYLDASWITPEERHRYRGMAKMSPVMVDWASATVRVGRMRGIPDPLINEEPDAPEFPIVSYSYLITYMFFSHQTTSYQEVDGKLKVKDRGGAGKTSKRSEKETSKSDASVKSDNSRLDTPCESRHSTSRRPWSTCVDFTDALTLIVRDVRGFKKFLSRGLQVHVEQEKVLSWPVEVSDDAPPAKDGQAATDKKREKQELFLRIYCKNNSKILDMTAAFCYLEELLVKTLIKEPLYVFCCF